One stretch of Armigeres subalbatus isolate Guangzhou_Male chromosome 2, GZ_Asu_2, whole genome shotgun sequence DNA includes these proteins:
- the LOC134216928 gene encoding serine-rich adhesin for platelets-like, with product MKSIKSALVIALCFCLFSAATAAPQPGLLSSLTNIVGAVVDGTVNVINTVVTDTANLINGVLGGIVSGITGTQTSLSNTIGTIGGVLTNITSGIANATGTALQNAFSTVVNANIALNNVAVAVLGNISSDVATALNNTVSGLKNLANNLNATVANAISAGTTGTSAFLNNLNNLTNAIKSAVQNVTGTLSTVLPTVAANVQSQVNSIGNTVSGLLANVASNVGTVVKNALTNAGNALGKVETALANLTSNIVAGLTADAQLAVQTAVTNLQGLANALNATIANATSAGTTGSNNFALALNNLTSAINATLQGISGTLSASVPTLISNVQSQLANGLSNLANLAASVGNTVATTASNTLSNVLAALGNTKSALTTVANNVLGNASALLSADVQAAVTDLQSIASSLNATLATAVATGTALTSDVLAALNTLATSLNATVQAVASALVTALNTTTTTTTTTTTAAPTAATICGIVCQLLKALG from the exons ATGAAATCGATTAAATCAGCTCTGGTTATTGCCTTGTGCTTCTGCTTGTTCTCG GCTGCTACAGCTGCCCCACAACCAGGACTGCTCAGCTCCTTGACCAACATCGTTGGAGCCGTTGTGGATGGTACCGTTAATGTGATCAACACCGTCGTTACTGATACAGCAAACCTCATCAATGGCGTTCTGGGCGGTATCGTTTCGGGTATCACAGGCACACAAACATCACTCAGCAACACTATCGGAACTATTGGAGGTGTGCTCACTAACATAACATCAGGAATTGCCAATGCTACTGGCACTGCTTTGCAGAACGCCTTCTCGACTGTAGTCAATGCCAATATTGCATTGAACAACGTTGCTGTGGCCGTATTAGGAAACATTTCCAGTGATGTAGCTACTGCCTTGAACAACACGGTCTCTGGTCTGAAGAACCTTGCTAATAATTTGAACGCAACGGTCGCTAACGCCATCAGTGCTGGAACCACTGGCACGTCAGCATTCTTGAATAATTTGAACAACCTGACGAATGCCATCAAATCTGCTGTACAGAACGTTACTGGAACCTTGAGCACGGTTCTTCCTACCGTTGCCGCGAATGTTCAATCTCAGGTGAACTCAATTGGAAATACCGTCAGCGGACTTCTCGCCAATGTCGCCTCTAACGTTGGAACCGTTGTCAAAAATGCTTTGACAAACGCTGGGAACGCCCTCGGAAAAGTCGAGACTGCCCTTGCCAATTTGACAAGCAACATTGTCGCTGGCTTGACTGCTGATGCTCAATTGGCTGTTCAAACCGCTGTCACTAACCTTCAAGGTCTGGCAAATGCTCTTAATGCAACCATTGCTAATGCCACCAGCGCTGGAACCACGGGTAGCAACAACTTTGCATTGGCTTTGAACAATCTCACCAGTGCCATCAATGCTACGCTACAAGGAATCTCTGGAACTCTGTCCGCATCGGTCCCCACTCTGATCAGCAACGTTCAATCTCAGCTGGCCAACGGTCTCAGTAACCTCGCCAACCTTGCAGCATCTGTTGGAAACACCGTCGCAACCACCGCCTCTAACACGCTGTCGAACGTCCTCGCTGCTCTGGGCAACACCAAATCCGCCTTGACCACGGTTGCCAACAACGTTCTTGGCAACGCTTCGGCCCTACTATCAGCCGACGTGCAGGCTGCCGTGACGGATCTGCAGTCGATTGCCAGTTCCTTGAACGCCACTTTGGCCACCGCCGTCGCCACCGGAACAGCCTTAACCAGCGATGTTTTGGCCGCCCTGAACACTCTGGCTACCAGTCTGAATGCTACCGTCCAGGCAGTGGCCAGCGCCCTTGTGACGGCACTGaacactaccaccaccactacgaCAACGACCACAACGGCCGCCCCTACGGCTGCCACCATTTGTGGAATTGTATGCCAGCTACTGAAGGCTCTTGGATAA